The proteins below are encoded in one region of Actinomycetota bacterium:
- a CDS encoding thiolase domain-containing protein (Catalyzes the synthesis of acetoacetyl coenzyme A from two molecules of acetyl coenzyme A. It can also act as a thiolase, catalyzing the reverse reaction and generating two-carbon units from the four-carbon product of fatty acid oxidation), with protein MSCYVIGAGKTRFGPSTHAMPRLAQEAILGALDDAGMSIEDIEAFIVANFLGGPNESQLHLNSVIAGLFPGVRRPGWRVEAACASGGAAVHQAVHMLAAYDPILVIGVERLSGRPTGELTRNIGMAGDVILDQLQGLNFPASYALVAQRHMQRYGTRTDDFEILSLKNHANAQLNPLAHFYHKQVSQADIDCGATVATPLRLFDCCPVSDGASAVILSAEAKDARSVPLIGTGLSTDVISLAQRDEHDTFASAREAARMAYAQAGISPSDIDLAEVHDCFTIAEIVAMEDLGLAAPGEAVDLIRAGQTSTGGELPINPSGGLKAGGHAISATGVGQVYEACQQLRGEAGDRQVRDARVAVTHNVGGVGGTCAVQVLGRPS; from the coding sequence TTGAGCTGCTATGTTATCGGCGCTGGAAAAACCCGCTTCGGCCCTTCCACTCATGCGATGCCCCGTCTCGCACAAGAGGCCATTCTCGGCGCCCTGGATGATGCGGGGATGTCGATAGAGGATATCGAGGCGTTCATTGTCGCCAATTTCCTCGGCGGGCCTAACGAGTCCCAACTACACCTCAACTCTGTGATTGCTGGCCTGTTTCCAGGTGTGCGGCGACCGGGCTGGCGAGTGGAAGCAGCGTGCGCTTCCGGAGGAGCGGCGGTGCATCAAGCGGTCCACATGCTGGCTGCTTACGATCCCATCCTGGTCATCGGGGTTGAGCGGCTATCCGGCCGTCCGACCGGTGAACTCACCCGCAACATCGGCATGGCCGGAGATGTGATCCTCGATCAGCTGCAGGGACTGAACTTTCCCGCATCCTACGCCCTGGTAGCTCAGCGTCACATGCAGCGATACGGCACACGCACCGACGACTTCGAGATCCTCAGCCTCAAGAACCACGCCAATGCACAGCTCAATCCGCTGGCCCACTTCTATCACAAGCAGGTGAGCCAGGCCGATATAGATTGCGGGGCGACCGTTGCTACTCCACTGCGACTGTTCGATTGCTGCCCTGTGTCTGACGGTGCTTCGGCAGTGATTCTGTCGGCGGAGGCGAAGGATGCACGCAGCGTGCCTTTGATCGGCACCGGATTGAGCACGGATGTCATCTCACTGGCACAGCGCGACGAGCACGACACGTTCGCCAGCGCGCGCGAGGCGGCACGGATGGCCTACGCCCAGGCCGGGATATCCCCGTCGGACATCGATCTCGCCGAGGTTCACGATTGCTTCACCATCGCCGAGATCGTGGCAATGGAGGATCTTGGGCTGGCCGCTCCCGGAGAAGCCGTCGATCTCATCCGAGCCGGGCAAACGAGTACCGGCGGCGAGCTGCCGATCAATCCGAGCGGCGGCCTGAAGGCTGGCGGACACGCTATCAGCGCCACCGGCGTCGGTCAGGTGTACGAAGCCTGCCAACAACTCAGAGGCGAGGCCGGGGATCGCCAAGTGCGTGATGCACGCGTGGCCGTGACCCACAATGTCGGTGGCGTCGGCGGAACCTGCGCAGTGCAGGTCCTAGGGAGGCCCTCATGA
- a CDS encoding 3-hydroxyacyl-CoA dehydrogenase NAD-binding domain-containing protein: protein MSVRSCQGCGRRYGYPFDECTVCRSPLAETGERSGKVIAVTEVAAPSLGHEDVPYWCALVMLDDGGHAISKHDAPVAIGDKLSLGAGQTAAEYRIGIVGSGVMARGLVELFLARGLEVVWVARSLERLEIAKAKVESRLVRVMDDEQLAVALSSLALSDDLASLAECDLVIEAVVEEVEPKLAVLRSIEQAVSSECLIATNTSSLPLDVLASALEHPMRFGGMHFFNPPIRMRLVEVVRAPQTDDDTDERLFELSLALGKIPVRVANSPGFVVNRVLMPLLNEAVRALEDGVAPAEDIDEAIRLGLNHPMGPLALADLIGLDVVVNIMDDLHDRLGDTAYAPRPMLRQLVEEGKSGRKAGEGFYDYSVQ, encoded by the coding sequence ATGAGTGTGCGGTCATGCCAGGGTTGCGGACGCAGGTACGGCTATCCATTCGATGAGTGCACCGTCTGTCGTTCCCCTCTCGCCGAGACCGGAGAGCGAAGCGGGAAGGTCATCGCAGTCACCGAAGTCGCCGCGCCATCGCTGGGGCACGAGGACGTGCCTTACTGGTGTGCGCTTGTGATGCTCGATGACGGCGGCCACGCAATCTCGAAACACGACGCGCCTGTTGCGATCGGCGATAAGCTGAGCCTCGGTGCCGGACAGACAGCGGCAGAATATCGCATCGGTATAGTGGGGTCGGGCGTGATGGCGCGTGGCTTGGTGGAACTCTTCTTGGCAAGAGGTCTCGAGGTGGTCTGGGTGGCTCGCTCACTGGAGCGCCTGGAGATCGCCAAAGCCAAGGTCGAGTCACGACTAGTGCGCGTCATGGACGACGAACAACTCGCCGTCGCACTCTCAAGCTTGGCCCTCTCAGACGATCTTGCGAGCTTAGCCGAGTGCGATCTGGTGATTGAAGCAGTCGTAGAAGAGGTCGAACCGAAGCTTGCGGTATTGCGCAGCATAGAGCAGGCCGTTTCTTCCGAGTGTCTCATCGCCACGAACACCTCCTCGCTCCCTCTCGATGTTCTCGCCAGCGCACTCGAGCACCCGATGCGCTTCGGGGGAATGCACTTCTTCAACCCGCCGATCAGGATGCGGCTCGTGGAAGTCGTGCGGGCGCCCCAGACCGATGATGATACTGACGAGCGGCTGTTCGAGCTGAGCCTAGCGCTTGGTAAGATCCCAGTCCGAGTAGCCAACAGCCCCGGGTTCGTCGTCAACAGAGTTCTGATGCCGCTGCTCAACGAGGCTGTTCGCGCACTCGAGGATGGCGTCGCGCCCGCCGAGGACATCGATGAGGCCATTCGCCTTGGACTGAACCACCCGATGGGCCCGTTGGCCCTTGCCGATTTGATCGGACTGGATGTCGTCGTCAACATCATGGACGACCTACATGATCGGCTTGGGGATACTGCCTACGCGCCTAGACCGATGCTTCGGCAATTGGTCGAGGAAGGTAAATCCGGCCGCAAAGCCGGCGAAGGATTCTACGACTACTCGGTGCAATAG
- the nadC gene encoding carboxylating nicotinate-nucleotide diphosphorylase — protein MTGHQRPLVEVPPADDIIALALAEDLGVDASLLRIPGGAPDLLDRDVTSAALVPADAVFEGRIVLRSEGVLCGLPIAARVWEMLSSAVGLARGVEVEPLLLEGTGVSAGIAVARVSGPARAVLAGERSALNALMVLSGVATTAARWQAEAGDGLAVVDTRKTLPGLRGLSKYAVRIGGAHNHRVGLYDMVLVKDNHIRFAGSIAEAVVTARTHAPGLRVQVEADAAEQAIEAVAAGADMLLLDNMDDAALKHAIGVVREVAARRGAQVLIEASGSVAFERLAALREVGVDRVSTSALTLAPPLDYGLDEG, from the coding sequence ATGACCGGCCACCAGCGACCGCTCGTCGAGGTCCCGCCCGCCGACGACATCATCGCGCTCGCACTCGCCGAAGACCTCGGCGTCGACGCCTCACTGCTGCGCATCCCCGGCGGCGCGCCCGATCTGCTCGACCGCGACGTCACCTCGGCAGCGCTCGTCCCGGCGGACGCAGTCTTCGAGGGCCGCATCGTCCTGCGCTCCGAAGGCGTGCTGTGCGGCCTGCCGATTGCTGCGCGGGTGTGGGAGATGCTCTCCTCGGCAGTCGGGCTTGCTCGCGGAGTCGAGGTCGAGCCGCTGCTGCTGGAGGGCACGGGTGTCTCGGCGGGTATCGCGGTCGCGCGCGTGAGCGGTCCTGCGCGAGCGGTCCTCGCTGGCGAGCGGAGTGCGCTCAATGCGCTCATGGTGCTCTCAGGCGTCGCCACGACGGCTGCGCGCTGGCAGGCCGAGGCGGGCGACGGGCTCGCGGTCGTCGACACCCGCAAGACGCTGCCCGGGCTGCGTGGCCTCTCGAAGTACGCCGTGCGCATCGGCGGCGCGCATAACCACCGCGTGGGGCTGTACGACATGGTGCTCGTCAAGGACAACCACATCCGCTTCGCCGGGTCGATCGCCGAAGCCGTCGTCACGGCGCGCACGCACGCACCGGGCCTTCGGGTGCAGGTCGAGGCCGATGCCGCCGAGCAGGCCATCGAGGCCGTCGCCGCAGGCGCGGACATGCTGTTGCTCGACAACATGGATGACGCTGCACTCAAGCATGCGATCGGGGTCGTGCGCGAGGTTGCCGCTCGGCGTGGGGCTCAGGTGCTCATCGAGGCGAGCGGATCGGTGGCTTTCGAACGGCTCGCGGCGCTTCGCGAGGTCGGGGTCGACAGGGTCTCGACGAGTGCGCTCACCCTCGCGCCGCCGCTGGATTACGGGCTGGACGAGGGCTGA